ATTCATACCTGCATGCGTGCGTGGAGACTTGATACCTGACAGACTTCATGCGCTCGGTGGGTGAACAGGGAACTGCCGCGCACGTGTCTGAGCCACACGGCGGGCGTCATGGTTACTGACGACGCGTTCTGAAGGGGAGCTGCCGGCCGTGTTCTGAGGGGAAACCATCCAGCTCCTAAAACATCAGACTCACATACTTAGGATTGTATATGATAAACTCGTATTCAAAATACTGGTTTTAATACCCAGGTGAAAACTTATCCTTTGCCTTAAAATTTTCCTGCACGCTTACTTTTCCTACACTTTCTCCTCGAATGAAATCAGAACGACTTGAGCTGAATGAGATAGTGGTGCATCTATAGGGTGGAgtaatcccagtggtggtggtggtggtggtgctgttagTGCTGCTGttagtgctggtggtgctgctgctgcaccgtGCAAGCGACGCGCTGCACGTGAGTTGGAATCTATTCCTGCCGGGGTCGCGCGTGCGCTCTAGCCACCGCGCGGCTCCGCCAAGCGGCGTGAGGGAGGAAGCGGCCGTCAGTGTGAATCACGGAGCCGCGGGAGGAGGTCGCTGTACGCAATATCTCCGACACAGGCTAGATCTGGATCAGAGACAATCCACCATCACAACTTATGGATGACAGGATCCTGCGACTGGAGGAAAGACAGTTCATGGAGCACACCGACTTCTTAGGGTTGGTGACGATTTGTCTATTTATACACTTGATAtcactttagtgtgtgtgtgtgtgtgtgtgtgtgtgtgtgtgtgtgtgtgtgtgtgtgtgtgtgtgtgtgtgtgtgtgtgtgtgtgtttgtgtgttttcatatACTAATGGAACGCCTTGTCTCCTCAGGATGGAGTACCCCTCTCTCTACATCTGCAAGTCGAAGAGGGCGATGAAGCGGGAGGATGGCGGGAAGGTGCGCTATGGATCTGCACCCTATTCTGTGTGATGGGTGCTCCTCTCTTACTCCGCTCTGTGTGATGGGtgctcctctctcactccgcTCTGTGTGATGGGtgctcctctctcactccgcTCTGTGTGATGGGtgctcctctctcactccgcTCTGTGTGATGGGtgctcctctctcactccgATTTGTGTGATGGGtgctcctctctcactcctctaaCTCCGCTCTGTGATTGACAGGATGCCTATAAGTTGCCCCACCGGCTGATCGAGAAGAAGCGGAGGGACCGGATCAACGAGTGCATCGGCCAGCTGAAGGACCTGCTGCCGGACCACCTCAAGCTGGCGGTGAGGAGCTTCTCTCTGCTAAATCATCTGGACTCCGGTTACCTGTCTATATTAACTAAAACATGAATGTAATATCCCTGTAGACCCTGGGCCATCTGGAGAAGGCGGTGGTTCTGGAGTTAACGCTGAAACATCTGAACGCATTGACTGCAGTCACAGAGCAGCAGCACCACAAGATCATCGCCTTACAGAGcggtgagctgtgtgtgtgtgtgtgtgtgtgtgtgtgtgtgtgtgtgtgtgtgtgtgtgtgtgtgtgtgtgtgtgtgtgtgtgtgtgtgtgtgtgtgtgtgtgtgtgtgtgcagtccctCTAACGTCGTGCATCGTGTCCAAATAGGTGATCAACCGATGAAGTCTTCGATCCATGCCGATCTGGATGCTTTCCAATCCGGGTTTCAAGCGTGCGCCAAAGAAGTTCTGCATTACCTGAATAAGTTCGAGAACTGGTCGAGCCGCGAGCAGAGATGCACGCAGCTCGTCTGCCATCTGCATGCGGTGCTGGCGCAGCTCCCGCCCGCCGGAGGAGCGCCGCCCAGGGGTGGCACGCAACCGGAGCTGGACGCGCACAGAGTCGACGGACAGGGCGACGCACAGGCCGACGGACAGGCCGACGCACAGACCGACGCACAGGCCGATGGACAGGCCCACTGCGTGCCCGTCATCCAGAGGACCGGGGAGCTGAACGAGAacgacacggacacggacagcGGGTACGGGGGGGAGGCGGACAAAAACCACGGCGCCAATAAAGGATGCGAGCGCGCGGCGAAGGCGCAGGGGGGACACCGTGCGGTTAAGATCAAACAGGAGTTTGGAGACGATCGGGTGGCCAAAAAAACCAAGACAAGCTTTTCTGTGAACGGGCTGGTCGGGGCAGACCCCTCCAGACCGGACCTGGCGCTCATGAGTTCACTGATGGGACTACCTGGCGTGGGACAGCATGCGCCGTTCTGCGTGCCTTTCTACTTCATCAACCCGTCCGCCGCCGCGTCCTACATGCCTTTTTTCGATAAAAGCAACCTTGACAAATACGCGTAcccagcggcggcggcagcggcagccGCGGCCGCTCTGACAGCCCCGTTCCCTTGGCTCTACCCCGGGATACCCGGGATACCCGCTGGGCACGCCGCTGCGGCAGCAGCCGCGACCGCGGCGGCGTGCGCGGGTATCCCGGGTCTGTCTGCAGAGAAGCGTGCCAACCCGGGGAGCTTCTCCCTCTCCCGGGACCCTCAGTCCCCCGACAGGGAGGCGGAGTTGTGCTCACCTGACGACGGAGAGGAGGGTCACGAGAGCGAGGATGATGAGGGTCGTGATGACtgtggtgatgaggatgatgatgatgatgatgttgatgatgatgatgtaagaGACATGTCCAATGAGACCAAACTCACATAATCCTTTACGCGCGGTCTCTGTGCTTGTACAACTGGCACCTTTGTTTGTGAAGCCTGTTAATCTGTGCGTTCTGCTTAAAGAAGTGATCTATTCTTGTTGTTATTAAGCTTATTTTAAGCGACTACTTTTAAGATACATTTTCACAGTGGAATTTATCATATCTTCAGAAAGCAGGGGACATTTATGATAGCGCGTGCCTTTTGCACCTATTAATCATTTTTAATGATAATCGACAATGATTGATTTACCAATAATGTCTGTAATTTTCCTTGGGGCACATTGTACTTATTTTGCTTTCTTGGACTATGAAACATTTTGGCTTAAACGCCGCCAGACCTCAGACTGAACCGAGCTTAACAACTGTCCCTGGATCTGTCCCCTTATCTTTTCTTTCATCCATGTCCCTGGATCTGTCCTTTCACCTTGTCCCTGAATCTGTCTTTTATATCCATAACCCTGATCTGTCCCCTGATCTGTCCTTGATGACTATGTCCCCggatctgtctctgtccctgtccaTTGTCGGTGGCGCTGCAGCTGCCCTTCTACACGGCCCTCCTAATGAGATTCTTATCGACTGGAAActtgttttattcatgaaaatgTAAATATGATGCAGTATGGAAAGTGTTAAGAAAGTGTCAGGCCAGAGTATACCTCACGCTGCCCTAGGGGCCTCCTGTTCTGATACGCCCCACAGCTCAGAGAGATGGACATGGGTTTTCTTTAAAGATCTAGGCGTAACTTTCAAGGTTAGGCCAGACGTTCAAAGTAGAGTCTCCATGACCAGCAGAGAGCTGAACCTTTCTCCACAGACTGCAGTGAGCTATACCTCCATGAAGCAGGACAGCGGATAGCACTTTAAACAACCTTTTATATTGAATGTACATGTATTTTCCCAGCGGTTGAGGTTTGTATGTTGGACGAACTTTAATCTTTGAGAGGTGAATTGCACTTTTCTCTGCCTTTGAATACCTCCCAGCCCCCTTCAAATCAAAGTACTTTTATATATCAAcactatataaatgtatatttaagtCTTGTTTATAGAAAACAATTGTTTAAACCTTGTCTTTCTGTATGAGAAGTTACTAATTGCGTCTCTGGCTGATGAGCGGGGGCCAAAAGTGTTCTGGCCTCTAGAGGAACACCTCGGagtatgggagacagaggacTCCCGGGTTATGATCAAAATATCCACAGCATTGCTGCAAATATGAATGTTATTATGACCTGTTCCCTGAACATTTTGCCCATGTTTCCTTGAAGGCCTCTCCTCTCGTGAGGCGCTCATTAAGTTCTCCTGAAATTAGATGAGGGTTTATCTCATGGTCATGTCATCGCTTCTGTATTCTgttctttttcttcctttctgCCTCAAATCTGCCCTATCCTCAATTGTTCTATAACGTGTTATTGTGTATTGTAAATAGCTTTTTGTGAAGACATCATGGACTATATACGTACTCTAAGTCCATGTTTAGAAGTATATGGATTTTTGAAACAGATTTGTCTTAGTATCTGCTGCACACTTTGGTTTATTCCCTACACATGAGTTGTTCTAAATTATTGCTAatgaattataaaataaatatgaaaaccAAACTTTCGTTATGCCTTATTTTGTCATATTTTATGTCATCTTAACTCTCAGCACCCTTCATTAGCACCCTTATCTTAACTCTCAGCATCCTTCATTAACGCCATTACTTAACTCTCAGCACCCTTCATAAGGACCCTTATCTTAACTGTCAGGACCCTTCACTAACACCCTTATCTTAATTGTCAGCACCCTTCACTAACACCCTTACCTTAACTATTAAGACCCTTCATTAACACCCTTACCTTAACTATTAGGACCCTTCACTAACACCCTTAACTTAACAATTAGGACCCTTCAATAACACCCCTATCTTAACTATTAGCACCCTTCACTAACACCCCTATCTTAACTATCAGCACCCTTCACTAACACCCTTACCTTAACTATTAGGACCCTTCATTAACACCCTTACCTTGGTTACCATTGGTTTTCATTTTCCTATTTGAATGAGAAAGTGCACCCATGGTTTGAATGAATGTTTACATGAACATTAGGTATTTAATGTGTCTTAATGTGTGTTAGGGGTTAAATGGGTGATGTGGTTCATTAAAGTTTGATTGATAGGATTAATCCTATGTGGCAGCTTATTGAGTACTGTAATGTAAGATGTCTTGTTACAGTCTAGAACAGCATCCATTGCCTTCTGCGTTTTCATGAGAATGCATGTGGAGCCAAATAGTGACAGATACTTAAGAAGCACATTTCATATACTTTAATCAGTCAAAGGAACACGTTGAAGAATGTACAGTAAGCCAAGGTTTTATGCAGGTTGTCATGTGACCGAGGGAGGAAGGATTACTCTCATTCTCCCACAGTTCAACACAAAGGGATTGAGCTCTTGGCTCATCTCATCCTTAATGGGGATCATTCAGGATGGATTTTACCCTCAACTGGTTTACCCTTTGATGTTTTTAATCACCCTGCTTTAAGTTTCCAAGATTTCTTCTTTAAGGAATGATATCCATCACATGAAAGAATGAATCAACTTACTTCTTCAAGTTTAACTTTTGTTTATCTCTAGAGAAAAGTGTTTTATATATCCATTAATGACTAAAAGTTGAATATTGTGGCAAACATTCACAACACTGCATCTATGTCAACATGCAATTGGACAGAGCCATTTACAGCTATCATTTTCATAATCATGTTTTAAATTacaaaaaatatgtactccagATTTGGTTTGAACGTGTTAAGCTCGCCACCGTCTCTGGGTCTGTGATCACTGGTGAAAGGGTTCCCTCTACTGGTGAACCAGGAAAGAAAGTGCTCTTGAAACATAAACGCATTTGTTGATGACAACATTTTTATTAAACCATGCCTCGTTACATCAGCAGGCACTCAGCCAATCACCGGTCAACACTTTGCTGGACATTAAGGCAGAAGAAACAAGAGTTGTACATTTTGACATCATACAGGAGGAGAGCACAAGTCGTGGAGCAGACCCCCATGGCAGGGCCACACTGGGGTGCCCCATCCGGACCCCCAATGTGGTGCCCCATCCGGACCCCCACGGCAGGGCCACACTGTGGTGCCCCACCCGGACCCCCACGGCGGGGCATCCCTGTGGTGCCCCGTCCGGAGGGACCAGAGTGTTACGCTACGATGACATCAAGGTGTAGTATATGTCAATTCAGTGTGGCAGCACTTATCATAGGAACAATCTTAACCAGTTGGAAAGGGACGTCATAAGCTGGCTAACCTTTGTGGAGTGCAAGGCTGTGAACGGATTCTTCTGAATAATACTGCTGTGAGATCATTCCTTTGTTTGTATGCTTTATGTCATCGCTTACTTACATTTTGGAAACAATCATGTATCTGATACAAGCATCTGTGATAGACATGTGCTTTGTCTATATATATGAAGTACAACGGTTTTCACTCTCTACATTGAAAATAAGGCACTTGTGTTTATACTTAATAGCTGCTTAGTCACTTcttaaaaccacacacacacacacacacacacacacacacacacacacacacacaccttcaggtTTAACATCTAACGTTGAAGGTACAGTTGCTCTAGGAACATCCAAATATGGCCACATCAACAACACATGCAACAAGCCCATATAGTCTTTGGCGAACCATCTTCACAGATTAACAAGAATAAAAATGGCTAAAATAAACCATAGAGTTATCTTCAAAAATAATAACACAGTTTAATTGCAGGAGATACTAAAGACATTGTATAGCTATACATTTCATTGTAAATGCATTGCTTCATAACATAGTATTTGGCTAAATAAATGTGAATGTGGATAAAACTTGgataaaaaaagtaaacaagAATTCTGGTACTTCAATTGGAAATAATAGTTTTCCTCAGTAACCAAACTATTTGCCATTTGTGCATAGGTAACTGGTCCTAGTCAATAATGTCCTTGGTGGCATCGCTCCTTCTACAATACAGAAACATCCTGGTTGGCTTGCTACCGCTTGCTATTCGCGGATAGGTTTAGATTGACCATGCAGGCGTGGCCCCGTGCCGGCCGTTCAGCAGGCACACCAGGGGGCCAGTGGCGGTTCTACATTGAACCCCCCCGGGGGAGACCCCCTTCGAGCAGCCCCCAAACTTATATTTCGCAATTGCAAGAAATTCGAGGCCTACTTGacgcgtgccgtccatatgggcaggtggggcggcaAACTATttgcaaaagcatgctcccaaaaaatagttagtaaatcattgctctgagtaattttaataatgtgattgtcacattaactatctatagtttctgtaggctttccgactatttttggtctgttgacaTCAAATTTCGGATAATGCTGGGCGGCGATTGTAAATGAGTTTAAAGTCTCATGCAATGTTGGGGCAGGGCAGCTCAGCGATTGCGTTCCTCCGTATGGTTaacgcataaccctgcaggcttcaATAAGGATTTCAATCCGCGGACAGTGGATCCCCCGTTCCCCCCCATGTCTGTTCCATTTGGGAAGACGCAGAGGTGACATGTCCCCCGcacccccttctccttctcacaCAGCTGctgtgcacggcaccttctcagcAAGCAGGGCCGCCTGCAAACGGAGGGGGCACCAATATGCCAATTCCCAACACAGTGATAT
This genomic stretch from Gadus chalcogrammus isolate NIFS_2021 chromosome 9, NIFS_Gcha_1.0, whole genome shotgun sequence harbors:
- the bhlhe41 gene encoding class E basic helix-loop-helix protein 41 — translated: MDDRILRLEERQFMEHTDFLGMEYPSLYICKSKRAMKREDGGKDAYKLPHRLIEKKRRDRINECIGQLKDLLPDHLKLATLGHLEKAVVLELTLKHLNALTAVTEQQHHKIIALQSGDQPMKSSIHADLDAFQSGFQACAKEVLHYLNKFENWSSREQRCTQLVCHLHAVLAQLPPAGGAPPRGGTQPELDAHRVDGQGDAQADGQADAQTDAQADGQAHCVPVIQRTGELNENDTDTDSGYGGEADKNHGANKGCERAAKAQGGHRAVKIKQEFGDDRVAKKTKTSFSVNGLVGADPSRPDLALMSSLMGLPGVGQHAPFCVPFYFINPSAAASYMPFFDKSNLDKYAYPAAAAAAAAAALTAPFPWLYPGIPGIPAGHAAAAAAATAAACAGIPGLSAEKRANPGSFSLSRDPQSPDREAELCSPDDGEEGHESEDDEGRDDCGDEDDDDDDVDDDDVRDMSNETKLT